The Rhizobium leguminosarum genome includes a region encoding these proteins:
- a CDS encoding class I SAM-dependent methyltransferase, which produces MSSETLKTLFHPFASGTVAAPGEGERVLFLGAEAGFALPEGFAASLSAVQGFRPLYRQLLAQRIEAKPEIDGEDYDAALVLCTKHKGENEANLAAAIARTRLGGLIVVAGAKEDGIQPLRKRMEGFNLAVDHMPKYHGVAFWFGRPADADEIISKLAKAPVRVDGRFQATAGMFSHDRIDAGSELLASRLPEDFTGDVADFGAGWGYLSVEQARKSRGLTRLDLYEADHAALEAARGNLAQNCPNAPARFFWHDLAGEPVKDKYDLVIMNPPFHEGHAADPALGQAMIKTAASALRGGGRLMLVANRGLPYEPVLAANFRESGETCRNARFKVLWAKK; this is translated from the coding sequence ATGAGCAGCGAGACGCTGAAGACCCTGTTCCATCCCTTTGCCAGCGGCACAGTCGCGGCGCCCGGCGAAGGCGAGCGCGTGCTCTTCCTCGGCGCCGAGGCAGGCTTTGCGCTGCCGGAGGGCTTTGCCGCCTCGCTCAGCGCCGTCCAGGGCTTCCGGCCGCTCTATCGGCAGCTGCTGGCCCAGCGGATCGAAGCGAAGCCGGAGATCGACGGCGAGGACTACGATGCGGCTCTGGTGCTCTGCACCAAGCACAAGGGCGAGAACGAGGCCAATCTCGCCGCTGCGATCGCCCGTACGCGGCTCGGCGGCCTGATCGTCGTTGCCGGCGCCAAGGAAGACGGCATCCAGCCGCTGCGCAAGCGGATGGAAGGTTTCAATCTCGCCGTCGACCATATGCCGAAATATCACGGCGTCGCCTTCTGGTTCGGCCGGCCGGCGGATGCAGACGAGATTATCTCCAAGCTGGCAAAGGCGCCGGTGCGCGTCGACGGTCGTTTCCAAGCGACCGCCGGCATGTTCTCGCATGACCGCATCGATGCCGGATCGGAGCTGCTCGCCTCGCGCCTGCCTGAGGATTTCACCGGCGACGTTGCGGATTTCGGCGCCGGATGGGGCTATCTCTCCGTCGAGCAGGCGCGGAAGTCGCGTGGATTGACGCGCCTCGACCTCTACGAGGCCGATCACGCGGCTTTGGAGGCTGCCAGGGGTAATCTGGCTCAGAACTGCCCGAACGCGCCTGCGCGCTTCTTCTGGCACGATCTGGCGGGTGAGCCGGTCAAGGATAAATACGATCTCGTCATCATGAACCCGCCCTTCCATGAGGGGCACGCGGCCGATCCGGCGCTCGGCCAGGCAATGATCAAGACGGCCGCATCCGCCCTTCGCGGCGGCGGCCGCCTGATGCTCGTCGCCAATCGCGGCCTGCCTTACGAGCCGGTTCTGGCGGCTAATTTCAGGGAAAGCGGCGAAACCTGCCGCAACGCCCGGTTCAAGGTTCTCTGGGCGAAGAAATAG
- the rpsO gene encoding 30S ribosomal protein S15 has protein sequence MSITAERKSALIKEYATVEGDTGSPEVQVAILTERINNLTEHFKDHKKDNHSRRGLLTMVSSRRSLLDYLKKKDEGRYSKLITSLGIRR, from the coding sequence ATGTCGATTACTGCTGAGCGCAAGTCTGCGCTGATCAAGGAATATGCTACCGTTGAAGGCGATACCGGTTCTCCGGAAGTCCAGGTCGCGATCCTGACCGAACGCATCAACAACCTGACCGAACACTTCAAGGACCACAAGAAGGATAACCATTCCCGCCGTGGCCTGTTGACGATGGTTTCGAGCCGCCGCTCGCTTCTTGATTATCTCAAGAAGAAGGATGAAGGCCGCTATTCCAAGCTGATCACCAGCCTGGGTATCCGCCGCTAA
- a CDS encoding alpha/beta fold hydrolase: MRGTAIGILTFFSMFLAVAGARSAERWAELPAFPSMPVAKTSGMAEVNDIKMYYAEYGEGDPILFIHGGLGNAEVWGHQVADFAKDHRVIVADSRGHGRSTRSQQPFGYDLMTSDYVALLDYLKIDKVTLVGWSDGGIIGIDMAMKHPEKLMRVIAHAANVTTDGLKADVMSNKTFNDYINVAGDYYRKLSPTPNEYDAFVKQISHMWKTQPAWTAADLGKIAVPVTLAIGDHDEAVKLDHTEMMAKDIPGAKLVILKNVSHFAMLQDPTGYDAMIRDAMAGR; encoded by the coding sequence ATGCGCGGAACTGCTATCGGAATCCTGACGTTCTTTTCGATGTTTCTCGCCGTCGCCGGCGCTCGATCCGCCGAGCGCTGGGCCGAGCTTCCGGCCTTTCCTTCGATGCCGGTGGCAAAGACGAGCGGCATGGCCGAGGTGAACGACATCAAGATGTATTACGCCGAATACGGCGAAGGCGACCCGATCCTGTTCATTCATGGCGGCCTTGGAAATGCCGAGGTCTGGGGTCACCAGGTCGCCGATTTTGCCAAGGATCATCGGGTCATCGTTGCCGACAGCCGCGGACATGGGCGCTCGACGCGCAGCCAGCAGCCCTTCGGTTATGATCTGATGACATCTGACTACGTCGCGCTTCTCGACTATCTGAAGATCGACAAGGTGACACTTGTGGGATGGTCGGATGGCGGAATCATCGGCATCGACATGGCGATGAAACATCCGGAGAAGCTGATGCGCGTCATTGCCCACGCGGCAAACGTCACGACCGACGGCCTCAAGGCTGACGTGATGAGCAACAAGACCTTCAACGACTACATCAACGTCGCCGGCGACTATTACAGGAAGCTGTCGCCGACGCCGAACGAGTACGACGCCTTCGTGAAACAGATTTCCCACATGTGGAAGACCCAGCCGGCCTGGACGGCAGCGGATCTTGGAAAGATCGCGGTGCCGGTCACGCTCGCCATCGGCGACCATGACGAGGCGGTGAAGCTCGACCATACGGAAATGATGGCGAAAGACATTCCGGGCGCCAAGCTCGTCATCCTGAAAAATGTCAGCCATTTCGCCATGCTGCAGGATCCCACGGGTTACGATGCGATGATCCGGGACGCCATGGCGGGCCGCTGA
- the pnp gene encoding polyribonucleotide nucleotidyltransferase, which produces MFDTHTVEIEWAGRPLKLETGKIARQADGAVLATYGETVVLATVVSAKAPKAGQDFFPLTVNYQEKTYAAGKIPGGYFKREGRPSEKETLVSRLIDRPIRPLFPEGYKNDTQVVVTVIQHDLENDPDVLSMVATSAALTLSGVPFMGPVGGARVGYINGEYVLNPHLDEMDESSLDLVVAGTYDAVLMVESEAKELNEDVMLGAVMFGHKGLQPVLDAIIKLAEVAAKEPRDFQPADYSALETEMLGLAEGELREAYKITQKADRYAAVDAVKAKVKAHFLPEEGEARYTPEEVGAIFKHLQAKIVRWNILDTKSRIDGRNLETVRPIVSEVGLLPRTHGSALFTRGETQAIVVATLGTGEDEQYVDSLTGMYKERFLLHYNFPPYSVGETGRMGSPGRREIGHGKLAWRAIRPMLPTPEQFPYTLRVVSEITESNGSSSMATVCGTSLALMDAGVPLAKPVAGIAMGLILEGDRFAVLSDILGDEDHLGDMDFKVAGTADGITSLQMDIKITGITEEIMKVALGQAQGGRVHILGEMSKAITESRGQLGEFAPRIEVMNIPVDKIREVIGSGGKVIREIVEKTGAKINIEDDGTVKIASSSGKEIEAARKWIHSIVAEPEIGQVYEGTVVKTADFGAFVNFFGARDGLVHISQLASERVAKTQDVVKEGDKVWVKLLGFDERGKVRLSMKVVDQATGQEIPNEKKKEEAAE; this is translated from the coding sequence ATGTTTGATACACACACAGTGGAAATCGAGTGGGCTGGCCGCCCGCTGAAACTCGAAACCGGCAAGATCGCCCGTCAGGCCGACGGCGCCGTTCTCGCCACCTACGGCGAAACCGTCGTTCTCGCCACCGTCGTCTCGGCCAAGGCGCCGAAGGCCGGCCAGGACTTCTTTCCGCTCACCGTCAACTACCAGGAAAAGACCTATGCGGCCGGCAAGATCCCCGGCGGCTATTTCAAGCGCGAAGGCCGTCCGAGCGAAAAGGAAACCCTGGTTTCCCGCCTGATCGACCGCCCGATCCGCCCGCTCTTCCCTGAGGGCTACAAGAACGACACGCAGGTTGTCGTTACCGTTATCCAGCATGACCTCGAAAACGATCCCGACGTGCTGTCGATGGTTGCCACCTCGGCTGCGCTGACGCTGTCCGGCGTTCCCTTCATGGGCCCCGTCGGCGGTGCGCGCGTCGGCTACATCAACGGCGAATACGTTCTCAACCCGCATCTCGACGAGATGGACGAATCGAGCCTCGACCTTGTCGTCGCCGGCACCTACGACGCCGTGCTGATGGTGGAATCCGAAGCCAAGGAACTCAACGAAGACGTCATGCTCGGTGCCGTCATGTTCGGCCACAAGGGCTTGCAGCCGGTTCTCGATGCGATCATCAAGCTCGCCGAAGTTGCCGCCAAGGAGCCGCGCGACTTCCAGCCGGCAGACTACTCCGCTCTCGAAACCGAAATGCTCGGCCTTGCCGAAGGTGAACTTCGCGAAGCCTACAAGATCACCCAGAAGGCTGATCGCTACGCCGCTGTCGACGCCGTCAAGGCGAAGGTGAAGGCGCACTTCCTGCCCGAGGAAGGCGAAGCCCGGTACACGCCCGAAGAAGTCGGCGCGATCTTCAAGCATCTGCAGGCGAAGATCGTCCGCTGGAACATCCTCGACACCAAGAGCCGCATCGACGGCCGCAACCTCGAAACCGTTCGTCCGATCGTTTCGGAAGTCGGCCTTCTGCCGCGCACCCACGGTTCGGCGCTGTTCACCCGCGGCGAAACCCAGGCGATCGTGGTTGCCACGCTCGGCACCGGCGAAGACGAGCAGTATGTCGACAGCCTGACGGGCATGTACAAGGAGCGCTTCCTGCTCCATTACAACTTCCCTCCCTACTCGGTTGGCGAGACCGGCCGCATGGGCTCCCCGGGTCGCCGCGAAATCGGCCACGGCAAGCTCGCATGGCGCGCGATCCGTCCGATGCTGCCGACGCCTGAGCAGTTCCCCTACACGCTGCGCGTCGTCTCCGAGATCACCGAGTCGAATGGCTCGTCATCGATGGCGACCGTCTGCGGTACCTCGCTCGCTCTGATGGACGCCGGCGTTCCGCTGGCAAAGCCGGTTGCCGGTATCGCCATGGGTCTGATCCTGGAAGGCGATCGCTTCGCTGTCCTGTCCGACATTCTCGGTGACGAAGACCACCTCGGCGATATGGACTTCAAGGTCGCCGGTACCGCCGACGGCATCACCTCGCTGCAGATGGACATCAAGATCACCGGTATCACCGAAGAGATCATGAAGGTCGCCCTTGGCCAAGCCCAAGGTGGTCGTGTCCACATCCTCGGCGAAATGTCCAAGGCGATCACCGAAAGCCGCGGCCAGCTCGGCGAATTCGCTCCGCGCATCGAAGTCATGAACATCCCGGTCGACAAGATCCGTGAAGTCATCGGCTCCGGCGGCAAGGTCATTCGCGAAATCGTCGAAAAGACCGGCGCGAAGATCAACATCGAGGATGACGGCACCGTCAAGATCGCCTCGTCTTCGGGCAAGGAAATCGAAGCGGCCCGCAAGTGGATCCACTCGATCGTTGCCGAACCTGAGATCGGCCAGGTCTACGAAGGCACGGTCGTCAAGACTGCCGACTTCGGCGCCTTCGTCAACTTCTTCGGCGCCCGTGACGGCCTCGTCCACATCTCGCAGCTCGCTTCCGAGCGTGTTGCCAAGACGCAGGACGTCGTCAAGGAAGGCGACAAGGTCTGGGTCAAGCTGCTCGGCTTCGACGAACGCGGTAAGGTTCGCCTGTCGATGAAGGTCGTCGACCAGGCCACCGGCCAGGAAATCCCGAACGAGAAGAAGAAGGAAGAAGCGGCCGAATAA
- the truB gene encoding tRNA pseudouridine(55) synthase TruB — protein MSKPRKPKGRPISGWLILDKPVDFGSTEAVSKIKWLYKAEKAGHAGTLDPLASGMLPIALGDATKTVPYVMDGRKIYEFTVSWGEERATDDLEGAVTKSSDKRPSEQQIRDILPGYIGTISQVPPQFSAIKIAGERAYDLAREGETVEIPSREVDIFRLTLLACPDADSAHFEVECGKGTYVRALARDFGRELSCYGHVSGLRRTFVAPFAEEAMVPLADLVALEAIEDMDERLAALDALLIDTCEALSSLPHLIINDDQAHRLKMGNPILVRGRDAPVAESEAYATARGKLIAIGEIGQGEFRPKRVFA, from the coding sequence ATGTCCAAACCACGCAAACCCAAAGGCCGGCCGATTTCCGGCTGGCTGATCCTCGACAAGCCGGTGGATTTCGGCTCGACGGAAGCCGTTTCCAAGATCAAGTGGCTCTACAAGGCTGAGAAGGCCGGCCATGCCGGCACGCTCGATCCGCTCGCCTCCGGCATGCTGCCGATCGCGCTCGGCGACGCGACGAAGACCGTCCCCTACGTGATGGACGGCCGCAAGATCTATGAATTCACGGTGAGCTGGGGCGAGGAGCGTGCGACCGACGATCTCGAGGGCGCGGTGACCAAGAGTTCGGACAAACGCCCGAGCGAACAGCAGATCCGCGATATCCTGCCTGGATATATCGGTACCATCAGCCAGGTGCCGCCGCAGTTTTCCGCTATCAAGATCGCAGGTGAACGCGCCTATGATCTGGCGCGCGAAGGCGAAACCGTCGAAATCCCCTCGCGTGAGGTCGATATCTTCCGGCTGACTTTGCTCGCCTGCCCGGACGCCGATAGCGCGCATTTCGAAGTGGAATGCGGCAAGGGCACCTATGTCAGGGCGCTGGCGCGTGATTTCGGCCGCGAACTCAGCTGCTACGGCCATGTGTCCGGGCTGCGGCGCACCTTTGTCGCCCCTTTCGCGGAAGAGGCCATGGTGCCGCTCGCGGATCTCGTGGCACTGGAAGCGATCGAGGATATGGACGAGCGCCTGGCCGCCCTCGACGCGCTGCTGATCGACACCTGCGAAGCGCTATCCTCGCTGCCCCATCTCATCATCAACGACGACCAGGCGCACCGGCTGAAGATGGGCAACCCGATCCTGGTGCGTGGCCGCGATGCGCCGGTTGCCGAAAGCGAAGCCTATGCGACGGCCCGCGGCAAGCTGATCGCGATCGGCGAGATCGGCCAGGGTGAGTTTCGCCCGAAGCGGGTTTTCGCCTGA
- the fabI gene encoding enoyl-ACP reductase FabI, with protein sequence MTGIMQGKRGLVMGVANNHSIAWGISKALAAQGAELAFTYQGDALGKRVRPLAAEVNSDFVLPCDVEDIASVDAVVDAISERWGKLDFIVHAIGFSDKNELKGLYADTTRENFSRTMVISCFSFTEIAKRCAPLMEDGGAMLTLTYNGSTRVIPNYNVMGVAKAALEASVRYLAADYGPRGIRVNAISAGPIRTLAGAGISDARAILSWNQRNAPLRKTVTIDQVGSSALYLLSDLSSGVTGEIHFVDAGFNVTSMPTLETLRKADVE encoded by the coding sequence ATGACGGGAATCATGCAGGGTAAGCGCGGGCTCGTCATGGGCGTCGCCAACAACCACTCGATCGCCTGGGGAATTTCAAAAGCTCTCGCCGCACAGGGTGCGGAACTCGCCTTCACCTATCAGGGCGATGCGCTCGGCAAGCGCGTCAGGCCGCTTGCTGCCGAGGTCAACTCGGATTTCGTCCTGCCCTGCGACGTCGAGGACATCGCCTCGGTCGATGCCGTGGTCGACGCGATAAGCGAGCGCTGGGGCAAGCTCGATTTCATCGTCCATGCCATCGGCTTTTCCGACAAGAACGAGCTGAAGGGTCTCTACGCCGATACGACGCGTGAGAATTTCAGCCGCACCATGGTCATTTCCTGTTTCTCCTTCACCGAGATCGCCAAGCGCTGCGCTCCGTTGATGGAAGATGGTGGTGCGATGCTGACGCTGACCTATAATGGCTCGACGCGCGTCATCCCGAACTACAACGTCATGGGGGTTGCCAAGGCGGCGCTCGAGGCTTCAGTGCGTTATCTCGCCGCCGACTACGGCCCGCGTGGCATCCGCGTCAATGCCATTTCCGCCGGCCCGATCCGCACGCTTGCCGGCGCTGGCATCTCCGATGCGCGCGCGATCCTCTCCTGGAACCAGCGCAATGCGCCGCTGCGCAAGACCGTGACCATCGATCAGGTCGGCAGCTCGGCTCTCTACCTGCTTTCCGACCTTTCCTCCGGCGTCACCGGCGAAATCCATTTCGTCGACGCCGGCTTCAACGTCACCTCCATGCCGACGCTGGAAACGCTGCGCAAAGCGGACGTCGAGTAA
- the rbfA gene encoding 30S ribosome-binding factor RbfA — protein sequence MTRVTSSAPSQRMLRIGEQVRAALTQVLQRGEVRDEIIEATVISISEVRMSPDLKIATAYVTPLGVSDHSIVIEALNRHARFIRGRLGPQLRQMKYMPEVRFRDDTSFDNYKKIDELLRSPEVSRDLDGDNDER from the coding sequence ATGACCAGAGTAACTTCTTCCGCGCCTTCGCAGCGCATGCTGCGCATTGGCGAACAGGTTCGCGCCGCTCTCACCCAGGTGCTGCAACGCGGCGAAGTGCGTGACGAAATCATCGAGGCGACCGTGATCTCGATCTCGGAAGTGCGCATGTCGCCGGACCTCAAGATCGCCACCGCCTATGTGACGCCGCTCGGCGTTTCCGACCACAGTATCGTCATCGAGGCGTTGAATCGTCATGCAAGGTTCATCCGCGGCCGGCTCGGGCCGCAGCTTCGGCAGATGAAATACATGCCGGAGGTGCGCTTCCGCGACGATACCAGCTTCGACAACTACAAGAAGATCGACGAGCTGCTGCGTTCGCCCGAGGTGAGCCGCGACCTCGACGGCGATAATGACGAACGATAA